One window from the genome of Spirochaetaceae bacterium encodes:
- a CDS encoding carbohydrate ABC transporter permease, with product MLKALTGAGGIRYSKEDRLFYVLDFIVLTIVFVLVIYPLIYILSSSFSDKLAVMAGRVILWPINPSLEGYMAVFEFGEVWVGYYNTIIYTVFGTALNVFMTMIIAYPLSRRDFVGRNLIMFAFTFTLFFHGGLIPTYLLIRSLGLIDTRAVMIIPWAIAVYNVIITRTFLQSSIPTELYEAARVDGASNIRMLMMIVLPLSGPIIAVISLFYAVGHWNQFFNALIYLRRSELKPLQLVLRDILVLNSPAALSDLMASATPEELEALQQRAFLQSLIQFALIIIATAPVLAAYPFVQKHFVRGVMIGAIKG from the coding sequence GTGCTGAAGGCACTCACCGGTGCGGGCGGCATCCGCTACTCGAAGGAAGACCGGCTGTTCTACGTGCTCGACTTCATCGTGCTCACCATCGTGTTCGTGCTGGTCATCTATCCGCTCATCTACATCCTGAGCTCGAGCTTCTCGGACAAGCTCGCGGTCATGGCGGGCCGCGTGATCCTGTGGCCGATCAATCCCTCGCTGGAAGGGTACATGGCGGTGTTCGAGTTCGGCGAAGTGTGGGTCGGCTACTACAACACGATCATTTACACGGTGTTCGGAACGGCGCTGAACGTATTCATGACGATGATCATCGCCTATCCGCTGTCGCGCCGCGACTTCGTGGGCCGCAACCTGATCATGTTCGCCTTTACCTTCACGCTGTTCTTCCACGGCGGCCTCATCCCTACCTACCTGCTGATCCGCAGCCTGGGCCTGATCGACACGCGCGCGGTGATGATCATCCCGTGGGCGATCGCGGTCTACAACGTCATCATCACGCGCACCTTCCTGCAGTCCTCCATCCCCACGGAGCTGTACGAGGCGGCGCGCGTGGACGGCGCGTCCAACATCCGCATGCTGATGATGATCGTGCTGCCGCTGTCGGGGCCGATCATCGCCGTCATCTCGCTGTTCTACGCGGTCGGGCACTGGAACCAGTTCTTCAACGCGCTGATCTACCTGCGGCGCAGCGAGCTCAAGCCGCTGCAACTGGTGCTGCGCGACATCCTGGTGCTCAACTCGCCGGCCGCGCTGAGCGATCTGATGGCGTCGGCCACCCCCGAGGAGCTGGAGGCGCTGCAGCAGCGCGCGTTTCTGCAGAGCCTGATTCAGTTTGCCCTGATCATCATCGCCACGGCGCCGGTCCTTGCCGCCTATCCGTTCGTTCAGAAGCACTTCGTACGCGGGGTGATGATCGGCGCTATCAAGGGATAG